One genomic window of Vibrio mangrovi includes the following:
- the fliL gene encoding flagellar basal body-associated protein FliL: protein MADENDVAENASGGKKKLLIIIIALVVLLVVGGGAAFFLMGSNDESESAAAEQSTVNVDTQTEPVAYVSLPQPFVFNVTGDKRDRMVQIKVQLMVRGSQNENMARYHSPLIESSLLSTFASATVEQLRTPNGRIELRDRATEDIKTALTKAVGEPVIERVLFTDFVMQ, encoded by the coding sequence ATGGCAGATGAAAACGACGTAGCAGAGAATGCATCGGGTGGTAAAAAGAAACTTTTGATTATCATTATTGCGCTGGTGGTATTGTTGGTTGTCGGTGGTGGTGCAGCATTTTTTCTGATGGGATCGAATGACGAGTCGGAAAGTGCGGCGGCCGAACAGAGCACAGTGAATGTTGATACCCAGACTGAGCCAGTTGCTTATGTCAGTCTTCCTCAACCGTTTGTATTCAATGTAACCGGTGATAAGCGTGACCGGATGGTTCAGATCAAAGTACAGTTGATGGTCCGGGGCAGTCAGAATGAAAATATGGCGCGCTATCATTCTCCATTGATCGAAAGTTCTCTTCTCTCAACATTTGCTTCTGCAACTGTAGAGCAGTTGCGAACCCCGAATGGTCGGATTGAATTACGTGACAGAGCGACCGAAGACATTAAAACGGCTCTGACCAAAGCGGTTGGCGAGCCGGTTATTGAGAGAGTTCTGTTTACTGATTTTGTAATGCAATAG
- the fliM gene encoding flagellar motor switch protein FliM, which translates to MTDLLSQDEIDALLHGVDSVDDEEEELEVASTDAVNFDFSSQDRIVRGRMPTLELINERFARHLRISLFNMLRKTAEVSINGVQMMKFGEYQNTLYVPTSLNMVRFRPLKGTALITMEARLVFILVENFFGGDGRFHARIEGREFTPTERRVIQLLLKIVFGDYKEAWSPVMGVEFEYLDSEVNPSMANIVSPTEVIVVSSFHIEVDGGGGDFHMVMPYSMLEPIRELLDAGVQSDKMETDVRWSSALREEIMDVPVNFRVNLLEKTLALRDLMELQAGDVIPIDMPEHAIMFVEELPTFRVKMGRSEDSLAVQISEKIKRPDVVKTDLAFLSEDIISDLEKEDEVEKTRK; encoded by the coding sequence GTGACTGATCTATTAAGCCAGGACGAGATTGATGCGCTGTTGCACGGCGTTGATAGTGTCGATGACGAAGAAGAAGAGTTAGAAGTCGCTTCGACCGATGCGGTAAATTTTGACTTTTCGTCTCAGGACCGGATTGTCCGGGGGCGGATGCCGACGCTCGAACTGATCAATGAGCGTTTTGCCCGTCACCTGCGTATCAGTTTGTTTAATATGCTGAGAAAAACAGCAGAAGTGTCGATTAACGGCGTACAAATGATGAAGTTCGGGGAATACCAGAACACATTGTATGTACCAACCAGTCTGAATATGGTTCGTTTCCGGCCATTGAAAGGAACTGCACTTATCACAATGGAAGCCCGACTGGTTTTTATTCTGGTGGAGAATTTCTTCGGTGGGGATGGACGTTTTCATGCCAGAATTGAAGGTCGTGAGTTTACGCCGACAGAACGGCGGGTCATCCAGCTACTGCTGAAAATTGTCTTCGGAGATTATAAAGAAGCCTGGTCACCGGTCATGGGGGTTGAGTTTGAATACCTTGATTCTGAAGTAAACCCGAGCATGGCAAATATTGTTAGCCCGACAGAAGTGATTGTTGTCAGTTCGTTCCATATTGAGGTCGACGGGGGCGGTGGTGATTTCCATATGGTCATGCCATACTCGATGCTTGAACCGATTCGTGAGCTTCTGGATGCCGGTGTTCAGTCGGATAAAATGGAAACAGACGTGCGCTGGAGTTCGGCTCTCCGGGAAGAAATCATGGATGTACCGGTTAACTTCCGGGTGAATTTGCTGGAAAAAACACTGGCATTAAGAGATTTAATGGAATTACAGGCAGGTGATGTGATTCCGATAGATATGCCCGAACATGCGATTATGTTTGTTGAAGAACTGCCAACCTTCCGGGTGAAAATGGGACGCTCGGAAGATAGTCTGGCAGTACAGATTTCCGAGAAAATTAAACGCCCTGATGTGGTGAAAACGGATCTGGCTTTTTTAAGTGAGGATATTATTTCTGATCTTGAGAAAGAAGATGAAGTAGAAAAAACGAGAAAGTAG
- the fliN gene encoding flagellar motor switch protein FliN, giving the protein MSDIDDQKLADEWAAALGEDPNAPSDVDVDEILAAPLEELQDTSQPISDDERRKLDTIMDIPVTISMEVGRSQISIRNLLQLNQGSVVELDRIAGESLDVLVNGTLIAHGEVVVVNDKFGIRLTDVISQTERIKKLR; this is encoded by the coding sequence ATGTCTGATATTGATGATCAAAAGCTGGCAGATGAGTGGGCAGCAGCCCTGGGCGAAGATCCGAATGCGCCGTCGGATGTCGATGTTGATGAAATATTGGCGGCACCGCTTGAAGAACTGCAAGATACTTCACAGCCTATTTCGGATGATGAGCGTCGTAAGCTGGATACGATTATGGATATTCCGGTGACGATTTCGATGGAAGTCGGTCGTTCACAGATCAGTATCCGTAATTTGCTTCAGTTGAACCAGGGTTCTGTTGTTGAACTTGATCGGATTGCCGGAGAATCTTTGGATGTTCTGGTCAACGGTACGCTGATTGCTCATGGTGAAGTCGTTGTGGTTAACGATAAGTTTGGTATCCGGTTAACGGATGTGATTAGTCAGACTGAACGGATTAAGAAACTAAGATAA